The following are encoded in a window of Deltaproteobacteria bacterium genomic DNA:
- a CDS encoding 2-hydroxyacyl-CoA dehydratase, with translation MTDRKDRTIFDTWKLTGELAKFILGQEGLTSLDDWGGKEVVREILPEDYQTNFDKVQTDLVNTILKDKNRGSAFAFVDNIMKYVDWANARLDEGKPACYHYFPISVEIMLALDVVPICYEVVCGLTSALYTDGAEEGVDRIEAEGYPDHLCSTQKGTAGFLLMGVVPHPDLLIKTATPCDASNRLYEWTSHKFDTPLVVVETPYYRNERGQKYMLGEIKRMIEQLEKLTGNTLDEDKLREYIGYGNQAMEYILKTQELKKRRPCPDTGWHRPADTIFMTQIGTPMGAAYFKALYEDVKARADRGEGVIPEGKKERRVTYGYTWECYDLPFFDWLEEEHGVSYITDTLTYFPPDVGLVDTTSMDTILEGLAWRTMQMPMGRQTMGFSDIWINDFVHVVKNFKADALILGGHMACKHFWALNKLLSDKVKEETGVPTLRFEMDMFDKRFTPPAELRRIMNEFFTTL, from the coding sequence ATGACCGACAGAAAAGACAGGACCATATTCGATACTTGGAAGCTCACCGGAGAGCTGGCGAAGTTCATTCTGGGCCAGGAAGGCCTCACCTCATTGGACGACTGGGGCGGGAAAGAGGTCGTTCGCGAGATTCTGCCCGAGGACTACCAGACGAATTTCGACAAGGTTCAGACGGATCTGGTAAACACGATTCTCAAGGACAAGAACCGCGGCAGCGCGTTCGCCTTCGTGGACAATATCATGAAATATGTGGACTGGGCCAATGCCCGGCTGGACGAGGGAAAGCCGGCCTGCTACCACTACTTCCCCATCAGCGTGGAAATCATGCTGGCCCTGGACGTGGTGCCCATCTGCTACGAAGTGGTCTGCGGCCTTACCTCGGCTCTCTACACGGACGGCGCGGAAGAGGGCGTGGACCGAATCGAAGCCGAAGGCTATCCGGACCATCTTTGCTCGACCCAAAAAGGTACGGCCGGCTTTCTCCTGATGGGCGTGGTTCCCCACCCGGACCTCCTCATCAAGACGGCTACACCCTGCGACGCGAGCAACCGGCTTTACGAATGGACGTCCCACAAGTTCGACACCCCTCTGGTGGTCGTCGAGACGCCGTACTATCGTAACGAACGCGGCCAGAAGTACATGCTCGGGGAAATCAAGCGGATGATCGAACAACTCGAGAAGCTGACCGGGAACACATTGGACGAAGACAAGCTGCGGGAGTACATCGGCTACGGCAACCAGGCCATGGAATACATCTTGAAAACCCAGGAGCTGAAAAAGAGGAGGCCTTGCCCGGATACGGGGTGGCACCGCCCGGCGGACACCATTTTCATGACGCAGATCGGAACGCCCATGGGAGCGGCCTATTTCAAGGCGCTGTACGAGGACGTCAAAGCCAGGGCGGACCGGGGAGAAGGCGTGATTCCGGAAGGCAAGAAGGAACGCAGGGTCACCTATGGATACACCTGGGAATGCTACGACCTGCCCTTTTTCGACTGGTTGGAGGAAGAACACGGCGTGAGCTACATCACGGATACGCTCACGTATTTCCCTCCGGACGTGGGGCTGGTGGACACCACCAGCATGGACACCATACTCGAGGGACTCGCCTGGAGAACCATGCAGATGCCCATGGGCCGGCAGACCATGGGCTTTTCCGACATATGGATCAACGATTTCGTCCATGTGGTCAAGAACTTTAAGGCGGACGCCCTGATCCTGGGCGGCCACATGGCGTGTAAGCATTTCTGGGCTCTCAACAAGCTTCTGAGCGACAAAGTCAAAGAAGAAACAGGCGTGCCCACGTTGCGATTCGAAATGGATATGTTCGACAAGAGGTTTACTCCTCCGGCCGAACTGAGACGTATTATGAACGAGTTCTTCACCACGCTTTGA
- a CDS encoding 2-hydroxyacyl-CoA dehydratase, which translates to MNALDELMRLPDRKENPYLREWKEDGGRVVGFACGYVPEEIIHAAGLFPYRMEARGATETGLADIYMHRFNCTFSRCLLQTGLSGEYDFLDGFCLLNGCEQIRRLYEIWEKHLRTDYLYMVTVPHSLNNAGLEWYEEEIHNFKEHLTHNFGVRCSSADLTNSIRVYNESRRLIDELYELRKAEAVPTDALKILLAAGIMPREKFNELLREALDEVRQRAGVTDYKARLMIGGSALDDAALIGIVEGLGGMVVTDSLCFGSRHFMNPVAEDGDPVKALADRYYYHNPCPRMLGEFKSRERFTEELARGADVDGLLLQKIVFCDNHAVESTMLAEDLEPKGIPTLILEREYMLSDVGRLKTRIEAFLERIARR; encoded by the coding sequence ATGAACGCATTGGATGAACTGATGAGGTTGCCCGATCGAAAGGAAAATCCGTACCTCAGAGAGTGGAAAGAGGATGGAGGCCGGGTTGTGGGTTTCGCATGCGGCTATGTGCCGGAAGAGATCATCCACGCCGCCGGCCTGTTCCCGTACCGGATGGAGGCCAGGGGCGCCACGGAAACCGGATTGGCCGACATCTACATGCACCGTTTCAACTGCACGTTCTCGAGATGCCTGCTGCAAACCGGCCTTTCCGGCGAGTACGACTTCCTCGACGGGTTCTGCCTGCTCAACGGCTGCGAACAGATCCGACGCCTGTACGAAATCTGGGAAAAACACCTGCGCACCGACTACCTGTACATGGTGACCGTCCCCCATTCTCTGAACAATGCCGGGTTGGAGTGGTACGAAGAAGAGATCCATAATTTCAAGGAACATCTGACGCACAATTTCGGAGTGCGATGTTCCAGCGCGGATCTGACGAACTCCATCAGAGTCTACAATGAAAGCAGACGCCTCATCGACGAACTGTACGAACTCAGAAAAGCCGAAGCCGTTCCCACGGACGCGCTGAAGATTCTGCTCGCGGCAGGCATCATGCCCAGGGAGAAGTTCAACGAACTGCTTCGCGAGGCTCTCGATGAAGTTCGGCAACGGGCGGGCGTTACGGACTACAAGGCCCGGCTCATGATCGGAGGCTCGGCCCTGGACGACGCGGCCCTGATCGGTATTGTCGAAGGTTTGGGAGGAATGGTGGTCACGGATTCCTTGTGTTTCGGATCCCGGCACTTCATGAACCCGGTGGCGGAGGACGGAGACCCCGTGAAAGCCCTTGCCGACCGATATTATTACCACAACCCGTGCCCGCGCATGCTGGGCGAGTTCAAGAGCAGGGAGCGGTTCACCGAAGAGCTGGCCCGGGGAGCCGACGTGGACGGTCTCCTGCTTCAGAAAATCGTCTTCTGTGACAACCATGCGGTGGAAAGCACCATGCTGGCCGAGGATCTCGAGCCCAAAGGCATACCGACCCTGATTCTGGAGAGGGAATACATGCTGTCGGACGTCGGGAGGCTGAAAACCAGGATCGAGGCCTTTTTGGAAAGAATCGCCAGGAGGTAA
- a CDS encoding AMP-binding protein: protein MSVYSEKPWTKSYKLGPFDIARTMAPYPKVPLFQYLDESARRFPGRPACLYLGRTLTYRELKQLVDRFASALKSLGVEKGHRVATILPTSPQFVISDYAIQKTGGVHVPCSLLHKQRDLVYEIGESEAETIICLDRSLDLVKSVRPETKLKTLITTNLHDFSSNEPDLVETSGACSMRDLIAASDPEPPRVDIDPIEDLASLVFTGGATGKPKGVMLTHFNLVSNTVQSLPWVMGPLQEGIKGKSSILIGIPTFHAYGHWAVRAAVHWGLQMILLPDPRDTDAIVQYLKKNRPFMAPLVPTQYMRLIEKNIGRTNTTFASGAAPLPPEVTRKFKKVTGMPITEAYGLTETGPLTHFNLSSFAKVTGFMPFEKTGSIGVPVVDTDVRVVDPVTGLDAPIGEVGELYVRGPQLMKGYWPEPGLGLKDGWLATGDLCRMDEDGYFFLVDRNKDMINVSGHKVYSTTVDEVLFEHPDVASAVCIGVPDPERPGSERVKAFVVLKKDRQGGITAQDLIAYCKEKLAAYAAPGEVEFREALPLTVTEKLFKKQLRDEEIRKQQDQGK, encoded by the coding sequence ATGAGCGTTTATAGCGAGAAACCATGGACCAAGAGCTACAAGTTGGGTCCTTTCGATATCGCCCGGACCATGGCGCCGTATCCGAAGGTTCCCTTGTTCCAGTATCTGGATGAATCCGCCCGGCGCTTTCCCGGGCGCCCGGCGTGTCTGTATTTAGGAAGAACGCTGACTTACCGAGAGCTGAAGCAGCTCGTGGACCGGTTTGCATCAGCCCTCAAAAGCCTCGGAGTGGAAAAAGGCCACAGGGTGGCCACCATTCTTCCCACCTCTCCCCAATTCGTTATCAGCGACTATGCCATACAGAAGACCGGAGGCGTGCACGTGCCGTGCAGCCTGTTGCACAAGCAGAGAGACCTTGTGTACGAAATCGGGGAGTCGGAAGCGGAAACCATCATCTGCCTGGACCGTTCCCTGGATCTGGTGAAATCGGTCCGGCCCGAAACAAAACTGAAAACGCTCATCACGACGAACTTGCATGATTTTTCCTCGAACGAACCTGACCTTGTGGAAACTTCAGGCGCCTGCTCGATGCGAGATCTCATTGCAGCATCCGACCCTGAACCGCCCCGGGTGGACATCGATCCCATCGAGGATCTGGCATCATTGGTGTTCACCGGTGGAGCCACCGGAAAACCCAAAGGCGTTATGCTCACTCACTTCAACCTGGTGTCCAATACGGTTCAGTCCCTGCCCTGGGTGATGGGGCCCCTTCAGGAAGGCATCAAAGGCAAGTCATCCATCCTGATCGGCATTCCCACGTTTCACGCGTATGGACATTGGGCCGTGCGGGCAGCCGTTCATTGGGGCCTCCAGATGATCCTGCTGCCCGATCCGAGAGACACGGACGCCATTGTTCAGTACTTGAAAAAGAACCGGCCTTTTATGGCGCCGTTGGTGCCCACCCAATACATGCGGCTCATCGAGAAGAACATCGGCCGCACGAACACCACGTTTGCATCCGGCGCGGCGCCGCTGCCCCCGGAGGTGACCAGGAAGTTCAAAAAGGTTACGGGTATGCCCATCACCGAGGCTTACGGCCTCACGGAGACAGGGCCCCTGACGCACTTCAACCTGTCGAGTTTCGCCAAGGTGACGGGGTTCATGCCCTTTGAAAAGACCGGGTCCATCGGTGTGCCCGTGGTGGATACGGACGTGAGGGTAGTGGATCCGGTGACCGGATTAGACGCGCCCATCGGAGAAGTGGGCGAACTGTATGTCCGCGGTCCGCAACTGATGAAAGGATACTGGCCCGAACCCGGCTTGGGTCTGAAGGACGGCTGGCTTGCGACGGGAGACCTGTGCCGCATGGATGAAGACGGCTATTTCTTCCTGGTGGATAGGAACAAGGACATGATCAACGTGTCCGGGCACAAGGTCTATTCCACCACGGTGGATGAGGTGCTTTTCGAACATCCGGACGTGGCTTCGGCCGTGTGCATCGGAGTTCCCGATCCCGAACGGCCGGGCAGCGAGCGGGTGAAGGCTTTCGTGGTTCTCAAAAAGGATCGGCAAGGCGGGATCACGGCCCAGGACCTGATCGCCTACTGCAAAGAAAAGCTGGCGGCCTACGCGGCGCCCGGAGAAGTGGAGTTCCGGGAGGCATTGCCTCTGACCGTGACGGAAAAGCTGTTCAAAAAGCAATTGCGGGACGAGGAAATTCGCAAACAACAAGATCAGGGGAAATAA
- a CDS encoding 2-hydroxyglutaryl-CoA dehydratase: MISLGCDIGAIATKTVILKGDRLAAFDVTLNDGKLADAARRSVLSVLGQAGLDLEEIPHFGGTGWGEKYISFPHSVESSIRCLARGAYWSVPAVRTVVDIGGLSTTIISVDGKNGKAREYRTNDRCASGTGFFLDLAAQALELKVEELGPVSLAAGGRAHISAQCAVFGESEIVTHVNEGAEPADIAAGIVYSIGTSVATMVLRLGAEKEIVATGGVAKNKAVIKALEEKLGLETVKLDVDSQIIGAIGAALNAQARNAE, translated from the coding sequence ATGATCAGTCTGGGTTGTGACATTGGAGCCATTGCCACCAAAACCGTAATCCTAAAGGGCGACCGTTTGGCCGCTTTTGACGTCACGCTCAACGACGGAAAACTCGCCGACGCCGCGCGAAGATCGGTCCTGAGCGTTCTGGGCCAAGCCGGTCTCGATTTAGAGGAAATCCCGCATTTCGGAGGTACGGGCTGGGGAGAAAAGTATATTTCGTTTCCGCACAGCGTCGAAAGCTCCATCCGCTGTCTGGCTCGTGGGGCCTATTGGAGCGTTCCGGCGGTTCGGACCGTGGTGGATATCGGAGGCCTGAGCACGACCATCATCAGCGTGGACGGGAAGAACGGGAAAGCGCGGGAATACCGGACCAACGACCGGTGCGCGTCCGGGACGGGGTTCTTTCTGGACCTGGCCGCTCAGGCCCTCGAGCTGAAAGTGGAAGAACTCGGCCCGGTTTCGCTCGCGGCCGGAGGCAGAGCCCATATAAGCGCCCAGTGCGCCGTGTTCGGTGAGAGCGAGATCGTCACCCACGTGAACGAAGGGGCCGAGCCCGCGGATATTGCCGCGGGCATCGTCTACTCGATTGGAACGAGCGTGGCCACCATGGTGCTCAGGCTGGGTGCGGAAAAGGAGATCGTCGCCACCGGAGGCGTGGCCAAGAATAAGGCCGTCATCAAAGCGCTGGAAGAAAAACTCGGACTCGAGACCGTGAAACTCGATGTGGATTCCCAAATCATAGGCGCCATCGGAGCGGCGCTGAACGCTCAGGCTCGAAACGCGGAATAG